The following proteins are encoded in a genomic region of Natrinema sp. DC36:
- a CDS encoding phage portal protein translates to MSDTSTDTDETDGSAGDGSDAELVAQDDGFSARQEYQMRLALAQSLGENLPGDEDYYEVFNWDKDPSVEDFFALALRNPYAYAVTFLPPSTTWRDPPKIDDKDDPRGDADQTEFESDVQDLIDDQNLWHYAKRADKLAGIGKFGVLVLEFDDVDDPDGFSKTVDEGAELTGLRPFSRASVDDVTVGGPGSGRWNEPTEYTLDFSDENEVEGAFEHQGPETLDVHWQRVIHIPSEELLDDELRGVERQRPVYNNLIDIEKTLGAAGQLVYRAAAWGIHINISDEFNLEDNGDDLREHLQRWQHGLENVLRTQGADDVKSLGGEDIDPQPVIDPNIEAISAQTGLPQSVLKGNESGERATTQDLKEWYGKIAERRNEFVEPQIVHAIIDRLLDIGSITEPQGGRYEVDWQPLAEMSESDQADIRKTRAEVLETWMQVAPGVLTPKQQLGFIEDGDLPSDLEGSDLPDLDEADPEVEAQFEAQFGPVEADD, encoded by the coding sequence ATGAGTGACACATCTACCGACACCGACGAGACGGACGGCTCCGCCGGCGACGGCTCGGACGCCGAACTGGTCGCACAAGACGACGGGTTCTCGGCCCGGCAGGAGTACCAGATGCGCCTCGCGTTGGCGCAGTCCCTCGGAGAGAACCTCCCCGGCGACGAGGACTACTACGAGGTGTTCAACTGGGATAAGGATCCGAGCGTCGAGGACTTCTTCGCCCTCGCACTCCGGAACCCGTACGCCTACGCCGTCACGTTCCTCCCACCGTCGACCACGTGGCGCGATCCACCGAAGATCGACGACAAGGACGATCCTCGAGGCGACGCCGACCAGACAGAGTTCGAGAGCGACGTTCAGGACCTCATCGATGACCAGAACCTGTGGCACTACGCGAAGCGGGCCGACAAGCTGGCCGGGATCGGGAAGTTCGGTGTTCTCGTCCTCGAGTTCGACGACGTCGACGATCCCGATGGCTTCTCGAAGACCGTCGATGAAGGCGCCGAACTCACTGGACTGCGTCCTTTCTCGAGAGCGTCGGTCGATGATGTCACGGTCGGTGGTCCTGGATCCGGGCGCTGGAACGAACCGACCGAGTACACGCTGGACTTCAGCGACGAGAATGAGGTCGAAGGCGCTTTCGAGCATCAGGGCCCGGAGACGCTCGACGTCCACTGGCAACGGGTCATCCACATCCCGAGCGAGGAGCTCCTGGACGACGAACTCAGAGGTGTCGAACGGCAGAGGCCAGTCTACAACAACCTGATCGATATCGAGAAGACGCTCGGCGCCGCCGGCCAGCTCGTCTATCGGGCCGCTGCGTGGGGCATCCACATCAACATCTCGGATGAGTTCAACCTCGAGGACAACGGCGACGACCTTCGCGAACACCTCCAGCGCTGGCAGCACGGCCTCGAGAATGTCCTCCGGACTCAGGGCGCCGACGACGTCAAGAGCCTCGGCGGCGAGGACATCGATCCGCAGCCGGTCATCGATCCGAACATCGAGGCGATCAGCGCCCAGACGGGCCTCCCGCAGTCCGTCCTGAAAGGTAACGAGAGCGGCGAACGTGCCACGACGCAGGACCTCAAGGAGTGGTACGGGAAGATCGCTGAACGACGCAACGAGTTCGTCGAGCCGCAGATCGTCCATGCGATCATCGACCGGCTGCTGGATATCGGCTCGATCACCGAGCCCCAAGGCGGCAGATACGAGGTCGACTGGCAGCCGCTGGCGGAGATGTCCGAGTCGGACCAGGCAGATATCCGCAAGACCCGGGCCGAAGTCCTCGAGACGTGGATGCAGGTCGCGCCGGGCGTCCTGACTCCCAAGCAGCAACTCGGGTTCATCGAGGATGGCGATCTCCCGTCTGACCTCGAGGGTTCCGACCTGCCGGATCTGGACGAAGCCGATCCGGAGGTCGAAGCACAGTTCGAAGCGCAGTTCGGTCCCGTGGAGGCCGATGACTGA
- a CDS encoding phage minor head protein, with translation MSSAPSSDGHRHHLHAQQEDPTKTKTIRQTYARRLRAAFGRINSTIRDAVIEEDIFGLRSDDLSEAQVEELLDTFASAGRDVELRAADDPPDLSTVPPGERIERFREWLQTAQESEVLEVIDRDENVWVRRAYERGIEDADTNLRKAGLDIEPTDAAAAQQLVQMPVHERKLHVLFARNYAELEGITNAVAQQVTRELADGIGEGVNPTVMARRITDRVNKIGKTRATVLARTETINAHSQATVERYRQQGVESVGLEPEVRVQTAGDQRVCDQCASVAQRGPWELDEFEGSTDQPPVHPQCRCAVIPIVNEAAAAALEAHPHEFVTMLRAGAFVDESRERYEALASTDGAGAQELVAHFSPTQIAA, from the coding sequence ATGAGCAGCGCCCCTTCCTCGGACGGTCACCGACACCACCTGCATGCTCAGCAGGAGGATCCGACCAAGACGAAGACGATCCGGCAGACCTACGCTCGCCGACTTCGCGCGGCGTTCGGGCGGATCAACAGCACGATCCGCGACGCCGTCATCGAGGAGGACATCTTCGGTCTCCGGAGCGACGATCTCTCCGAGGCGCAGGTCGAGGAGTTGCTGGACACGTTCGCGTCCGCGGGTCGCGACGTCGAACTGCGGGCGGCCGACGACCCACCAGACCTGAGCACGGTCCCGCCGGGCGAGCGCATCGAGCGCTTCCGGGAGTGGCTCCAGACCGCACAGGAGTCGGAGGTCCTCGAGGTCATCGATCGCGACGAGAACGTCTGGGTGCGCCGGGCGTACGAGCGCGGCATCGAAGACGCTGACACGAACCTCCGGAAGGCCGGCCTCGATATCGAGCCGACCGATGCTGCAGCGGCGCAGCAACTGGTCCAGATGCCGGTCCACGAGCGGAAGTTGCACGTGCTGTTCGCTCGGAACTACGCCGAACTCGAGGGCATCACCAACGCGGTCGCCCAGCAGGTCACACGGGAGCTCGCCGACGGGATCGGCGAGGGAGTCAACCCGACCGTGATGGCGCGGCGGATCACCGATCGCGTCAACAAGATCGGGAAGACGCGGGCGACGGTGCTCGCGAGGACCGAGACGATCAACGCCCATTCTCAGGCGACGGTCGAGCGCTACCGGCAGCAGGGCGTCGAGTCGGTCGGCCTCGAGCCCGAGGTCCGGGTCCAGACCGCCGGCGACCAGCGTGTCTGCGATCAGTGCGCTTCCGTCGCCCAGCGCGGTCCGTGGGAACTCGATGAATTCGAGGGATCGACAGACCAGCCACCGGTTCACCCGCAGTGTCGCTGCGCGGTGATCCCGATCGTGAACGAGGCCGCGGCGGCGGCACTCGAGGCGCACCCCCACGAGTTCGTCACGATGCTTCGGGCTGGCGCGTTCGTCGACGAGTCCCGTGAGCGCTACGAGGCGCTCGCGTCGACGGACGGCGCCGGCGCCCAAGAGCTGGTCGCTCACTTCTCACCAACTCAGATAGCAGCGTAG
- a CDS encoding minichromosome maintenance protein MCM: MTAQDGGSELVDDFQEFFRNYYDEEIRTLAQYYPNEQRSLEVGWGDLYQYAPDLADDYLAQPDQLQRYAEEALRLYDLPIDVSLGQAHVRVKNLNETDSFYPGWFSPTERHNKSPYLTVEGQVEKATDVDPKLEEAAFECQLCSTLNRIPQSGSAEDFQEPHECKGCERQGPFNINYDQSEFVDAQMLRLAEPPEVAAGGEGTKIDVALEDDLTDQAEPGDRIDVTGRLQLKQDGSNNKKTNRFKPYLEGHHIEICDTDFEDLEITEEDKRQIEAIANGEYGPLFEVVLDSIAPDLTGEKYDLIKEGLFLMLIGGATVELDNGREVRGVFHMLLIGDASTGKSTLLREAKLIAPRSVFANGKGATEAGMTATAKQDDWADGEWTLDAGALVQANNGLASIDEIDKVRDDVQDSMHGAMADMKVDVNKAGINTTLPAETSVFAGGNPKHDRWDNYVADSEQIDLGETLLSRFALIFKLQDIPDEKTDREKADHVLETKETAKAKRAGENTVADDDDRVIDHDLLRKYIAYVRQLPDPRFRTEEDRNKLRDAYVRMRGVNGYDDDAPVPITLRKLQDMHRIAEASARARLSQWIEEEDIQRAKRLVGESLQDYGMNEDGEFDADIVESNTSQPQRERIKTVQAVIREMQAGKAGGVPYEDIFEKLKEEGISQEKAQHEIKKLKKKGDAYEPKTNKEVRVT; encoded by the coding sequence GTGACGGCTCAAGACGGCGGTTCAGAGCTCGTGGATGACTTCCAGGAGTTCTTCCGGAACTACTACGACGAGGAGATCCGGACGCTCGCCCAGTACTACCCGAACGAGCAACGGTCCCTCGAGGTTGGCTGGGGGGATCTCTACCAGTATGCTCCCGACCTCGCGGACGACTACCTCGCCCAGCCGGACCAGCTCCAGCGCTACGCCGAAGAGGCGCTGCGGCTGTACGACCTTCCGATCGACGTCTCACTCGGTCAGGCACACGTCCGCGTGAAGAACCTGAACGAGACCGACTCGTTCTACCCAGGGTGGTTCTCACCGACGGAGCGCCACAACAAGTCGCCGTACCTCACGGTCGAAGGCCAGGTCGAGAAGGCGACCGACGTCGATCCGAAACTCGAGGAAGCGGCCTTCGAGTGCCAGCTCTGCAGCACCCTCAATCGTATCCCACAATCCGGATCGGCCGAGGACTTCCAGGAGCCTCACGAGTGCAAGGGCTGCGAACGGCAGGGGCCGTTCAATATCAACTACGACCAGTCGGAGTTCGTCGACGCGCAGATGCTCCGACTCGCCGAGCCGCCGGAAGTAGCCGCCGGTGGTGAAGGGACGAAGATCGACGTCGCCCTCGAGGACGACCTCACCGATCAGGCCGAACCCGGCGATCGCATCGACGTCACCGGTCGACTGCAGCTGAAACAGGATGGATCGAACAACAAGAAGACCAACCGGTTCAAGCCCTACCTCGAGGGTCACCACATCGAGATCTGCGATACGGACTTCGAAGATCTCGAGATCACCGAGGAAGACAAACGGCAGATCGAGGCGATCGCGAACGGCGAGTACGGGCCGCTGTTCGAGGTCGTCCTCGACAGTATCGCCCCTGACCTCACTGGCGAGAAGTACGACCTCATCAAGGAGGGGCTCTTCCTGATGCTCATCGGCGGGGCGACCGTCGAGCTCGACAACGGCCGTGAGGTCCGCGGGGTCTTCCACATGCTGCTGATCGGTGACGCCTCGACGGGGAAGTCGACGCTCCTCCGGGAGGCGAAGCTGATCGCTCCGCGGTCGGTCTTCGCGAACGGCAAGGGAGCAACCGAGGCCGGGATGACGGCGACGGCGAAACAGGACGACTGGGCCGACGGCGAGTGGACGCTCGACGCCGGCGCACTCGTCCAGGCGAACAACGGTCTCGCCTCGATCGACGAGATCGACAAGGTTCGCGACGACGTCCAGGACTCGATGCACGGTGCGATGGCGGACATGAAAGTCGACGTCAACAAGGCCGGGATCAACACGACGCTCCCTGCCGAGACGTCGGTGTTCGCCGGCGGCAATCCGAAACACGACCGCTGGGACAACTACGTCGCTGACAGCGAGCAGATCGACCTGGGCGAGACGCTCCTCTCGCGGTTCGCGCTCATCTTCAAACTGCAGGACATCCCGGACGAAAAGACGGACCGAGAGAAGGCCGACCACGTTCTCGAGACGAAAGAGACAGCGAAAGCGAAACGGGCCGGAGAGAACACCGTCGCCGATGACGACGATCGCGTGATCGACCACGACCTCCTCCGGAAGTACATCGCCTACGTTCGACAACTCCCCGATCCACGCTTCCGGACCGAGGAGGATCGGAATAAGCTCCGGGATGCGTACGTCCGGATGCGTGGCGTCAACGGCTACGATGATGACGCCCCGGTCCCGATCACGCTGCGGAAGCTCCAGGACATGCATCGTATCGCTGAGGCGAGTGCTCGAGCTCGTCTCTCGCAGTGGATCGAAGAGGAAGACATCCAACGTGCGAAGCGGCTGGTCGGCGAGTCCCTCCAGGACTACGGCATGAACGAAGACGGCGAGTTCGACGCCGACATCGTCGAATCGAACACCTCGCAGCCCCAGCGAGAGCGGATCAAGACCGTCCAGGCAGTCATTCGGGAGATGCAGGCCGGCAAAGCTGGCGGCGTCCCCTACGAGGACATCTTCGAGAAGCTCAAAGAGGAAGGGATATCGCAGGAGAAGGCACAACACGAGATCAAGAAACTGAAGAAGAAAGGCGACGCCTACGAGCCGAAAACGAACAAGGAGGTGCGGGTGACGTAG
- a CDS encoding PAS domain-containing sensor histidine kinase, translating into MAGSQKVSLPAAFDDLDIGITLRDPKTGALLDLNERVQQLYGYSRENLLKMEIGDYTPVSKKFSQEKAVRRIQAAAAGDSQVFEWRIERANGEQIWVRVRLNQTTIDGTTCVLAEIRDITEYKARERRLRLLNRIVRHNLRNETNVLIGYADRLKKAIEEESLQEEVETILEISMEIGTLSNSVQQIEDIAEPDATQRSPTNINGLVKNIVTETQVDHSEVDLTVNVQDDICVNADKGLRYAIEHAVDNAIVHNDQDIPSVKVLTAIDSDTGLGEISIIDNGPTISDVEINVLNEDVMASTTYHGSGVGLWVMKWCVHSLGGELIFEKNSPRGNVVRFLLPQVDPSKDEDNSDSHFSCAE; encoded by the coding sequence ATGGCTGGTTCTCAGAAAGTGTCATTGCCGGCGGCATTCGATGATTTAGATATCGGTATTACCTTACGTGATCCAAAGACAGGCGCACTTTTAGACCTAAACGAACGGGTACAGCAGTTATACGGCTATTCTCGAGAGAATCTACTCAAAATGGAAATTGGAGATTACACTCCAGTTTCGAAAAAATTTTCACAAGAAAAGGCAGTCCGCCGAATTCAGGCGGCTGCTGCAGGTGATTCTCAGGTATTTGAATGGCGGATTGAACGAGCGAATGGGGAGCAGATATGGGTTCGTGTTCGTCTCAACCAGACCACAATTGATGGAACCACGTGTGTCCTCGCTGAAATTCGAGATATAACCGAGTATAAGGCACGAGAACGCCGATTGCGACTTCTTAATCGAATTGTCCGACATAACCTCCGAAACGAAACAAATGTTCTCATAGGATATGCCGATCGCCTCAAAAAAGCTATTGAGGAAGAGTCGCTACAAGAGGAGGTAGAGACAATTTTGGAGATTTCAATGGAAATCGGGACATTAAGTAACTCAGTTCAGCAGATCGAGGATATTGCTGAACCTGACGCAACACAGCGCTCGCCCACGAATATCAATGGTCTTGTGAAAAATATTGTAACAGAGACTCAAGTTGACCACTCAGAAGTGGATCTGACTGTGAACGTTCAGGACGACATCTGCGTAAACGCCGATAAAGGCCTACGCTACGCTATCGAACACGCCGTCGACAATGCAATCGTCCATAACGATCAGGATATCCCATCCGTCAAGGTACTAACTGCCATAGACTCGGATACTGGGTTGGGAGAAATTAGTATTATTGACAATGGTCCAACCATCTCAGATGTCGAAATCAACGTTCTTAACGAGGATGTCATGGCAAGCACCACATACCATGGGTCCGGCGTCGGTTTGTGGGTAATGAAATGGTGTGTCCACTCACTCGGAGGCGAACTCATTTTCGAGAAAAATTCTCCTCGCGGAAACGTTGTTCGTTTCCTCCTTCCTCAAGTTGACCCCTCCAAGGATGAAGATAATTCTGATTCACATTTTTCATGTGCTGAGTAG
- the sdhC gene encoding succinate dehydrogenase, cytochrome b556 subunit: MSQSYNRGLIEDFGRWKEFSAGMWAWIFHKFTGWVLIGYLFTHIAVLSTSIGGAQGETTMVDGEAVNVYTATLQGLEGLFLVRLLEIGLLAVAVFHILNGLRLLMVDLGVGLDSQDKSFYASLVLTGAITVASVPTFLTGVSI; encoded by the coding sequence ATGAGTCAGTCTTACAATCGCGGTCTCATCGAGGACTTCGGTCGCTGGAAGGAGTTCTCGGCCGGCATGTGGGCGTGGATCTTCCACAAGTTCACCGGATGGGTGCTAATCGGCTACCTGTTCACCCACATCGCCGTGCTGAGTACCTCTATCGGTGGCGCACAGGGCGAAACGACGATGGTCGACGGAGAAGCGGTTAACGTGTACACCGCGACGCTGCAGGGGCTCGAGGGCCTGTTTCTCGTCCGTCTGCTCGAGATCGGCCTGCTCGCGGTGGCCGTCTTCCACATTCTGAACGGCCTCCGCCTGCTGATGGTCGATCTCGGCGTCGGACTCGACTCCCAGGACAAGAGTTTCTACGCCTCGCTGGTACTGACGGGTGCGATCACCGTCGCCAGCGTCCCCACGTTCCTCACGGGGGTGTCGATCTAA
- a CDS encoding helix-hairpin-helix domain-containing protein, with the protein MTEDLTDIDGIGPTIAKALEEAGFETVDDVPVIARVYRKSRRRDVLDCTHQRSKYLFGVYSEFQERGNYIPIDC; encoded by the coding sequence ATGACCGAGGACCTTACCGACATCGACGGCATCGGCCCAACGATAGCCAAGGCACTCGAGGAGGCTGGCTTCGAGACCGTGGACGATGTCCCCGTAATCGCTCGAGTTTATCGAAAATCACGACGCCGGGATGTTCTTGACTGCACTCACCAGCGCAGTAAGTACTTATTCGGCGTGTACAGTGAGTTCCAGGAACGGGGAAACTACATCCCGATCGACTGCTAG
- a CDS encoding helix-hairpin-helix domain-containing protein: protein MTDELTEIDGVGPAIAESLRDADFETVDDVMTASADELVEVHGIGEKSAKDILTREPGAGGRDPKLTHEVQTSIANMLQQGHSVAAACRCNGIGQSTFYEWLEKADKQGEGIYADFADEVASARGMGEATLVDDLLEMAREKKDTKAILSVLKNRFPESWGEVEEGDEGSTVEVFLTADREQS, encoded by the coding sequence ATGACTGATGAACTAACAGAGATCGATGGTGTAGGTCCGGCGATCGCGGAGAGTCTTCGCGACGCCGACTTCGAGACCGTCGACGACGTCATGACTGCGAGTGCCGACGAGCTAGTCGAAGTCCACGGCATCGGCGAGAAGTCTGCCAAGGACATCCTCACCCGAGAGCCCGGCGCCGGTGGCCGCGATCCGAAGCTCACGCACGAGGTCCAGACGTCGATCGCGAACATGCTCCAGCAGGGCCACTCAGTCGCTGCAGCCTGTCGGTGTAACGGGATCGGCCAGTCGACGTTCTACGAGTGGCTCGAGAAAGCAGACAAGCAGGGAGAGGGAATCTACGCGGACTTTGCGGACGAGGTCGCGAGCGCGCGTGGGATGGGAGAAGCAACCCTCGTCGACGATCTCCTCGAGATGGCTCGGGAGAAGAAGGATACGAAGGCCATCCTCTCAGTACTGAAGAACCGATTCCCAGAGTCCTGGGGAGAGGTCGAAGAGGGCGACGAAGGCAGCACAGTCGAGGTGTTCCTCACCGCCGACCGCGAGCAGTCATAG
- a CDS encoding MarR family winged helix-turn-helix transcriptional regulator, translated as MPEQVPQKLKDLPPTAKLVYKILEYEGKLTQQELCEETFLAQRTVYNALRDLEEIGAIDSYPNPEDLRQTMYFICSK; from the coding sequence ATGCCTGAACAAGTACCCCAGAAACTCAAGGACTTGCCGCCGACAGCAAAGCTGGTATACAAGATCCTCGAGTACGAGGGGAAGCTCACTCAACAGGAGCTCTGCGAGGAGACATTCCTCGCTCAACGGACGGTCTATAACGCTCTCCGAGATCTCGAGGAAATTGGCGCAATTGACAGCTACCCAAATCCAGAAGATCTTCGTCAAACCATGTACTTTATCTGCAGTAAGTAA
- a CDS encoding DUF2184 domain-containing protein gives MATDNVTQHEPEMAEEFEGASRLHETALFNPVKNQREQAWKQIRAQSPIGPDTWNDLDQAVGIHQPSAELTADSAMQVDSWQEYAETILDDQFVQSTVIDQLVGAGFGVSASLFRYAYFDRLRAGRLEADRTMNARARSTQELPANGLHGVPLWIHHVDYEFDSREVQNAMQFGDDLDTSVGQEARRALNRSEHSLLWNGEGREIPTERGTLMVSGLDSDEDLILQTSGSNGWINSPNEILSDFKELHDTVENQTDVIDEDDVPLVSEIGGWLFVPRALWGEVDREDYETSTTDEPIMERLERKYPYLNIVPAPRLDSDSAILMLNDPRYFQMVVAQGVTNTNWEVDGGFGLRNKTLSSRTPFIRRSPDGVRGIARITGINA, from the coding sequence ATGGCAACTGACAACGTTACGCAGCACGAACCGGAGATGGCCGAAGAGTTCGAAGGCGCCTCGCGTCTTCACGAAACAGCGCTGTTCAACCCGGTCAAGAACCAGCGCGAGCAGGCGTGGAAGCAGATCCGTGCCCAGTCCCCGATCGGCCCCGACACGTGGAACGACCTCGACCAAGCCGTCGGGATCCACCAGCCGTCGGCGGAGCTGACCGCCGACTCGGCGATGCAGGTCGACTCGTGGCAGGAGTACGCAGAGACCATCCTCGACGACCAGTTCGTCCAGTCGACGGTCATCGACCAGCTGGTCGGCGCCGGCTTCGGCGTCAGCGCGAGCCTCTTCCGCTACGCGTACTTCGACCGCCTTCGCGCCGGCCGACTCGAGGCTGACCGGACGATGAACGCTCGTGCGCGCAGCACGCAGGAGCTGCCCGCCAACGGGCTGCACGGCGTTCCGCTCTGGATTCACCACGTCGACTACGAGTTCGACAGCCGCGAGGTCCAGAACGCGATGCAGTTCGGTGACGATCTCGACACCAGCGTCGGTCAGGAGGCCCGCCGGGCGCTCAACCGCTCGGAGCACAGTCTGCTCTGGAACGGCGAGGGCCGCGAGATCCCGACCGAGCGCGGTACCCTCATGGTCTCCGGGCTCGACTCCGACGAGGACCTCATCCTGCAGACCAGCGGCTCGAACGGCTGGATCAACAGCCCGAACGAGATCCTCTCCGACTTCAAGGAACTCCACGACACCGTCGAGAACCAGACCGATGTCATCGACGAAGACGATGTCCCGCTGGTCTCCGAGATCGGCGGCTGGCTCTTCGTTCCCCGCGCGCTGTGGGGCGAGGTCGACCGCGAGGACTACGAAACCTCCACGACCGACGAGCCGATCATGGAGCGGCTCGAGCGGAAGTACCCGTACCTCAACATCGTCCCGGCGCCGCGCCTGGACTCGGACAGTGCGATCCTGATGCTGAACGATCCGCGGTACTTCCAGATGGTCGTGGCGCAGGGCGTCACGAACACGAACTGGGAGGTCGACGGCGGCTTCGGCCTGCGTAACAAGACGCTCTCGAGCCGGACGCCGTTCATCCGCCGCAGCCCCGACGGCGTGCGTGGCATCGCTCGGATCACCGGCATCAACGCCTGA
- a CDS encoding ATP-binding protein has translation MKSFPPPSGGRQALVEHFPNGVLVLFDADLCYRVVGPKTLPFTERKAQDMVGKQLSELFPEETVTELKPKLQATINGSPQSFDIKYMDQIHHIETRPVDIDGEPYGVLVTQEVTDVRKITKELKQQNERLDQFASMVSHDLRNPLGVALGELEEYRETGDDAYLDGVKGALERIEDLIVDLTALAQTSHPSKSFKPVSLSTVAQDAWRMLDTRTASLETQDCTINGNRSQLQALFENLFRNAIGHGGENITVRVGPIEDGFYVEDTGEGIPQENREHVFEHGFTSGYSGNGIGLTIVSRIAADHDLDVSLSESPEGGARFEFS, from the coding sequence ATGAAAAGTTTCCCTCCACCGTCAGGTGGTCGTCAGGCCCTTGTTGAACACTTTCCAAATGGTGTCTTAGTGCTGTTTGATGCTGATCTCTGCTATCGTGTCGTTGGTCCGAAGACTCTTCCATTCACAGAAAGAAAAGCACAAGACATGGTCGGGAAACAGCTTTCTGAACTGTTTCCCGAAGAAACTGTTACCGAACTTAAACCGAAACTCCAAGCCACTATAAATGGTTCCCCACAATCGTTCGACATTAAATATATGGATCAAATTCATCACATTGAGACACGGCCAGTGGATATTGATGGTGAGCCATACGGCGTCTTAGTCACCCAGGAGGTAACTGACGTTCGCAAGATCACGAAAGAACTTAAGCAACAGAACGAACGCCTCGACCAATTTGCGAGTATGGTATCTCATGATCTTCGGAACCCGTTGGGGGTTGCATTAGGAGAACTTGAGGAGTATCGTGAGACGGGCGATGACGCTTACTTAGATGGAGTCAAGGGCGCACTGGAACGAATAGAAGACCTCATCGTAGATCTTACAGCACTTGCTCAGACCAGTCACCCCTCAAAAAGCTTCAAACCGGTCTCACTATCTACAGTCGCACAAGACGCTTGGAGAATGTTAGATACACGCACAGCGTCTCTCGAAACGCAGGACTGTACAATCAACGGTAACAGGAGCCAATTGCAAGCACTCTTCGAGAATTTATTCCGAAACGCAATCGGCCACGGTGGGGAGAACATAACTGTTCGTGTCGGGCCCATAGAAGACGGGTTCTACGTTGAGGATACCGGAGAGGGAATCCCACAAGAAAATCGAGAGCATGTGTTCGAGCACGGCTTCACATCGGGCTACAGCGGGAATGGAATTGGGCTTACAATCGTTAGTCGCATAGCCGCTGATCACGACCTCGATGTATCGCTTTCTGAAAGCCCAGAAGGAGGTGCTCGGTTCGAATTCAGTTAA
- a CDS encoding phage terminase large subunit, giving the protein MAASSYTDQFPEPSHSRYGRGEDRQAVRPYYHQDTDVAPQEEFLAGPEGLAPVQSEARNHAFVSGLGAGKTAAGILRSVANAEQWNPGELGMIVAPTVPALKNAILPVMREFGLLDAWEYRGKGSEEPGIHTPSGSRIILESADNDRKIQRLRGPNLSWVWIDEAAAVSERAWEVLSGRLRVGQYRNAFVTTTPKGKNWVYERFYADQDRDVHRSDPYEVVTANGTHGVFGVPSWLNPHNPDDYIDRLDEEYEGEFFRQEVEGEFTKFDGLVYSWFDDNDHILRDDPSPDEYDEFIYGVDWGHGNPMVGLAVGRAGDAYHIVDEFYETRCTNDDLSRELEEMQDRWREGTVYCDPAEPRSIEDLSRDGFHAKKADNSVTPGIQKVSEVRDEFQVCEICQNVINEFDLYQYKDGGDSDDPLKQNDHAMDALRYAILTHTGPDDGQSGSGTW; this is encoded by the coding sequence ATGGCAGCGTCCTCCTACACCGATCAGTTCCCCGAGCCGTCTCACTCGAGATATGGGCGGGGCGAAGATAGACAGGCAGTTCGGCCCTACTACCACCAAGACACGGACGTCGCTCCACAAGAGGAGTTCCTCGCCGGGCCCGAAGGGCTGGCACCAGTCCAGTCCGAAGCACGGAACCACGCCTTCGTCTCTGGTCTCGGCGCCGGGAAGACCGCAGCCGGGATCCTCCGATCAGTAGCGAACGCAGAGCAGTGGAACCCTGGCGAGCTCGGGATGATCGTCGCGCCGACAGTCCCCGCACTGAAGAACGCGATCCTTCCCGTGATGCGAGAGTTCGGTCTCCTCGATGCGTGGGAGTATCGTGGGAAGGGCTCGGAAGAACCCGGTATCCATACACCGAGCGGCTCAAGGATCATCCTCGAGAGTGCTGACAACGATCGCAAGATCCAGCGCCTTCGTGGCCCGAACCTCTCGTGGGTCTGGATCGACGAGGCCGCAGCCGTCTCCGAACGAGCGTGGGAGGTCCTTTCCGGACGTCTCCGAGTCGGCCAGTACCGCAACGCGTTCGTCACGACCACTCCCAAAGGAAAGAACTGGGTCTACGAGCGCTTCTACGCTGACCAAGATCGCGACGTCCACCGGTCCGATCCGTATGAGGTTGTCACGGCGAACGGGACCCACGGCGTCTTCGGTGTCCCATCGTGGCTCAACCCTCACAACCCGGACGACTACATCGATCGGCTCGACGAAGAGTACGAGGGTGAGTTCTTCCGCCAGGAGGTCGAGGGCGAGTTCACGAAGTTCGACGGCCTCGTCTACTCCTGGTTCGACGACAACGACCACATCCTCCGGGACGATCCGAGCCCCGACGAGTACGACGAGTTCATCTACGGTGTCGACTGGGGTCACGGAAACCCGATGGTCGGGCTGGCGGTCGGGCGGGCCGGCGACGCCTACCACATCGTCGATGAGTTCTACGAGACCCGCTGCACCAACGACGACCTGAGCCGTGAGCTCGAGGAGATGCAGGATCGGTGGCGCGAGGGCACGGTCTACTGCGACCCTGCCGAACCGCGCTCGATCGAGGATCTGTCTCGAGACGGATTCCACGCGAAGAAGGCGGACAACAGCGTCACACCCGGGATCCAGAAGGTCTCCGAGGTGCGTGACGAGTTCCAGGTTTGTGAGATCTGCCAGAACGTGATCAACGAGTTTGATCTGTACCAGTACAAGGACGGCGGCGACTCTGACGACCCGCTGAAGCAGAACGATCACGCGATGGACGCGCTCCGATATGCGATCCTCACGCATACTGGGCCCGACGATGGCCAGAGCGGCAGCGGAACTTGGTAA